The following proteins are co-located in the Zonotrichia albicollis isolate bZonAlb1 chromosome 1, bZonAlb1.hap1, whole genome shotgun sequence genome:
- the IDI1 gene encoding isopentenyl-diphosphate Delta-isomerase 1, translated as MWRALLRAGSAAPRSGPGVRGEWRGPSARTASGTCATIRMPEVNTDHLDEQQVQLLAEMCILIDENDNKIGAETKKNCHLNENIDKGLLHRAFSVFLFNTENKLLLQQRSNAKITFPDCFTNTCCSHPLSHPQELEENDAIGVRRAAQRRLKAELGIPMEQVPPEDISYLTRIHYKAKSDGIWGEHEIDYILFVQKDVTLNPDPNEIQSYCYVTQKELKQLLDKAARNEVKITPWFKLIAETFLFKWWDNLNNLNKFVEHEKIHRM; from the exons ATGTGGCGCGCGCTGCTCCGGGCCGGGAGCGCGGCCCCTCGGAGCGGCCCCGGCGTGAGGGGAGAGTGGCGGGGGCCGAGCGCACGGACTGCGAG TGGAACGTGTGCTACCATCAGGATGCCTGAAGTAAACACAGATCACCTCGATGAGCAGCAGGTGCAGCTCTTGGCAGAGATGTGCATCCTTATTGATGAAAATGACAATAAGATTGGAGCAGAGACCAAGAAAAACTGTCACTTGAATGAAAACATTGACAAAG gtttGCTGCACCGAGCTTTCAGTGTTTTCttatttaatacagaaaataaactgctgctgcagcagaggtcGAATGCAAAAATTACATTTCCAG ATTGTTTTACCAACACTTGTTGCAGTCACCCTCTGAGCCACCCACAAGAACTGGAGGAAAATGATGCCATTGGTGTTCggagagcagcacagagacggctgaaggcagagctgggaattcccATGGAGCAG GTACCTCCAGAAGACATCTCCTACCTGACACGAATTCACTACAAGGCCAAGTCTGATGGCATCTGGGGAGAACATGAGATAGACTATATCTTATTTGTGCAGAAGGATGTGACACTGAATCCTGACCCCAACGAGATCCAGAGCTACTGCTACGTGACACAGAAAGAACTGAAACAGCTCCTGGACAAAGCTGCCAGGAATGAAGTTAAGATTACTCCATGGTTCAAGCTGATAGCAGAGACCTTTCTTTTTAAGTGGTGGGATAACTTGAATAACTTGAACAAATTTGTTGAGCATGAAAAAATACACCGAATGTGA